CGCCTTCGATCACGCGCTGCAGCTGGGATCGTGCCAGGGCCTGGAGCGCCCCGAGGAGTCCCTTGATCAGATGGCCGAGGCCGGGGTGGATGCGGTGATCTTGCCCTTGGGCTCGGCGCTGACCTATGGGCCGCGACTGGTGGGCAACGGCGGCCCCAAGCTGATCTTGCGTCTGGATCAAACGACGATGTGGCGCGAGGGCACGCCCTTGGATTACGCCGACGGCCATACCCGTCTGGTCGCCTCCGTCGAAGACGCCGTGATGCTGGGCGCCGAGGCGGTGATCACCTATCTGTTCGTCGGTCACAACGATCCGGCCGAGGAAACCGCCGCCTTTCGCGCCAATTCCGAGATCAACGCGGCGGCGCGCAAGATGGGCATCGTTCATATCATCGAAACCATGGGGGCGCGCCACGCCCTGGCCGCCAATGTCCATGATGGGGATTTCGTGCGCTTCCATTCGCGGATCGGCTGCGAGATGGGCGCCGATATCATCAAGACTGACTGGCCGGGCAGCGTCGCGGCGCTGCGTCAGATCACGGCGGAGCTGCCGGTTCCGGTGATGCTGGCCGGCGGGCCGGGGAACGGCGGCGACCGGGGAACCCTCGAACGGGTTCACCAGATCATGGAGGGCGGGGCGGCGGGCATTTTGTTTGGCCGCTCGATCTTCCAGGCCCGCTCACCGCTGGCGGTGATGAAGGCCTGCCGGGCGATCATCCACGACCGCGCCTCGGTCGAGGAGGCAGCCGAGGGGGCAGGGGGATTGTCCGCCGCCGCCTGATCAGGGGGCGACGACGGTTTGCTTCATCTCAGACGGTCGATGGCTTGGCGGTGTTCGTGCATCATCAGGAAAACCCGGTAATCCCGGGTGAAGCGTTCAAAGGCCTGCGGGTTGGGGGCGCGGGGGATCGAGGCGGCTTCCATGCCCTTGGTCGCCGCCGCCAGATCGGGGAAGAGGCCGGCGGCGGTGGCGGCGACCATCGCCGTGCCCAGCAGCACCGCGTCCTCGGTTCGCGGCTGAACCAGGGTGCAGCCGGTGGCGTCGGCATACAGCTCCATCAGCAGCGGGTTCTTGATATGGCCGCCGGTGATGTGAAGGGTGTCGATGGCATGGCCCTGGGCGTTCAGGGCGTCAAGGATATGGCGCACCCCAAGGGCGATGCCGACCGCCGTGCGCCAATAAAGCCGGCACAAGCTGTCAAAGGAGCGGTCAAGATCCAGGCCGCTGATCACGCCCAAGGCCCCGGGATCGGCCAAAGGCGAGCGGTTGCCGTGGAAATCGGGCAGCACATGCAGGCGGGCGGCGAAGGCCGGCCCCTCGCTCTGGCGAAGCTCGGCGATGCGGGCGCAGATGGCGCCGTGCCTCTCGGCGCTGGGGCGGCCGCCGGCCCCATGCAGGGCGATGACATGATCAAGCAGCGCTCCGGTGACCGATTGCCCGCCCTCGTTCAACCACAAGCCGGGCAGCACCGCGCCGAAATAGGGGCCCCAGACGCCGTGGGTGGGATGGGGATCGGCCGACAGCGCCATCAGGCAGCTTGAGGTGCCGGCGATCAGCGCCAAATGGCGCTCGATCCCCGGCTTGCCGCAGGTGCCGCCCAGGGCGCCCAGCGCCCCGGCATGGGCGTCGATCAATCCGGCGCCAACCCGGCAGCTCGTGGTCAGGCCAAGGGCGGCGGCCGCTTCCTCGGTCAGAAAGCCCAGATCCTGGCCGATGGGGGTGGCGCGCTCGGGCAGGGCGCCGCGCGCCAGCAGATCGCCCAGGCCGACGGTCTCCAGGAAATCGCCCTGCCAACCGGTCGGCTCATGGGCGAGATAGGTCCATTTGCAGGTGAGCGTGCATTGCGACCGCCCGGTCGAGCCCGAGGCCTTCCAGGTGAGGAAATCGGCCAGATCGAAAAAGAAGCCGGCGCGCTCCCAGCGCTGGGGAAAATGCCGCTTCAGCCACATCAGCTTGGGAATTTCCATTTCGGGCGACATCACGCCGCCGACATAGCCCAGCACGCGGTGGCCGGTATCGGTGCATTCCTGGGCCTCGGCCAGGGCGCGGTGGTCCATCCAGACGATGGTGTCCCAACGATCCTCGCCGGTGGTCGAAACGCCAAGGGGCAGCCCCTGGCGGTCGCGCACCACCAGCGAGCAGGTGGCATCGAAGCCGATGCCGCTGATGTCCTCGCCGCTGACTCCGGCGGCGCTTACGGCGCCGCGCACGGCGCTGGCGACGGCCTCCCAGATCTGTTCGGACTGGTATTCGGCATGGGTGGGATCGGGCCGGCCGATTTCGAGGGGGTGTTCGGCCCGGCCGAGCAAATGCCCCTTGCGGTCAAAAACCCCGGCGCGCGCGCTTGCCGTTCCGACATCGACACCAATCACCAACCCGCCCATCTATAAGCCCCTTTTGGTTTTTATCCCGTTGCGCCAGACGGTCTGGCGGAAGAGCCATCTGACCGAAAACCACGCTCGGCTTCAAGCCCTTCACCGGGGCGACGCCCTCCGAGGCTCGGTGCCGGCCTTGCCCGTCGCCGCTAGATCAGGATGATTTCAGGTCTGATCGACCTGAAATCTGAATCCTGATCTAAATCTAAATGTTAGAGCGGGATCTTAGGCGAAAACCGCGCACACTTTTCGCCATCCCGCTCTAGCGCTTCGAGAGCATGCGGGTGACGTTCATCGCCGTCGCCGCGACGTGGGTGCGCATCGCCGACAAGGCCTCCTGGGCGTTCTCGCTTAAAATCGCCGCCAGGATTTTTTCGTGTTCGCCCTGAGACGAGGCCAGACGGTCGGTCTGGCGGAACTGGGCTTCCCGGTAGGGGGCGGTGCGCACGCGAACCAGCCGGGCGATGTCGCGCAGGCTGTCGTTATGGGCGCCATCGAACAGCGCCTGATGAAAACGGCCATTAAGCCGGGTATAGGCGGCCTGATCGCCGCGTTTGACCATGTCGGCCCCCTCGGCGACCGTGCTTTCCAGGCTGCGCCGTTCCATCGCCGTCATCCGCCGGGCGCTGTATTGGGCGCATAGCGCCTCGATCTCGCCCATGGTCTCGAACAGATCGCCCAATTCCGCCAGATCAAGCCGGCGCACCATGAAGGCCCGGCGCGCCCCGCGTTCGGCCAGACCGGCGATGCTCAGGTGTTGCAGGGCTTCGCGAACCGGCGTGCGCGAAACGCCGAAGGCCTCGGCCAGGGCCAGTTCGTTCAGGCTGTCACCGGGCTTGATCGTCCCGGCCAGGATCTTATCGACGATGGCGCCATAGATGCGTTCGGCGGCCTTGGCCGCCCCCTCGTCGGCAAGCGCGGCATCGGTCAGCGGGGCTGTGGGCGGGGCCTGGGGCTCAGAGGTCATCACCTGTTCTCGATATATTTTTCTTGAGATATGTATACATATCGCACTAGCCTGACGCATCTGAATTCCGAAAAACGCACAGAGCGGGGACGCGGTGACGGCTTTTACGGTTCAACAGCTCATTCCCTTCGCCATCGCCCTGGTCGTCACCGGGGCGTTCACCGGGGTTCTGGCCGGATTGCTGGGCGTCGGCGGTGGCATCGTCATCGTGCCGGTGTTGTTCGTGATCTTCGAGCTGTTTGATTTGCCGCTCGAAACCGCGATGCATATCGCCGTCGGCACCTCGCTTCTGACCATCATTCCCACCTCGATCGCCTCGATGCGCGCCCATAACCGGCGCGGGGCCATCGACTGGTCGCTGGTGCGCCTGTGGGGACCCTTTCTATTCTTCGGCGCGGCGCTGGGGGGCATCGCCTCGCGGTTTCTCGGCGGCGATTACCTGAAGGCGATCTTCGGCATCCTCGCCCTGGCGGTCGCCATCAATATGGGGATGCCGCGCAAGCTGATCCTGGCCGACGCCTTGCCCAAACGCCGCTCGCTGCAAGGCGCGATGTCGGCGGTCATCGGCTTTTTCTCCTCGCTGATGGGCATTGGCGGCGGAACCTTGGCCGTGCCGACCCTGACCGCCTTTTCCTTTCCCGTGCATCGCGCCGTCGGCTCGGCCTCGGCCTTCGGTTTGATCATCTCGGTTCCGGCGATGGCCGGGTTCATCTGGTCGGGCTGGGATGTCGCCGGGCGGCCGCCCTATTCGCTGGGCTATGTCAATCTGGTGGCGGCGGGGCTGATCGTTCCGATGAGCATGATCATGGCCCGCTATGGCGCCTCTTTGGCCCACAGCCTGAAGCCCGACAATCTGAAGCGGGTTTTCGCCGCCTTTCTGGCGATCACCGCCCTGCGCATGCTGTGGACCGTGTTCAGCGCCTGAAGACGCCTTGCCGTCGTGGAGTCATCAATCTGGGTTAGGATAAGCCGATCATGAGAGATTTCTTTCGCGTTGGGCGGGACCCCGTGTTGGCCCGCGAGGCGATGATCGCCACCTCCCATCCGCTCTCGACGGCGGCCGGGCTGGAAATTCTGAGCGCCGGCGGCACGGCGGTGGACGCGGCCCTGGCTGCCGTCGCCGTGCAAAGCGTCGTCGATCCGCTGATGACCGGCATCGGCGGCGATTGCTTCGCCCTTTACGCCCCGGCCAAGGGCGATGTGGTCGCCCTGAACGGCAGCGGCCGGGCGCCTTTGGCGGCCAGCGTGTCGCGCCTGAAGGCCCTGGGGGTGGGCGAGATCACCCAGACCAGCCCCCATGCCATTACCGTGCCCGGCGCGGTCGGCGCCTGGACCAAGCTGCATGGCGATTACGGACGGCTGCCGCTCGCCACCTTGTTCGCCCGCGCCATCGCCTATGCCGAGGGCGGCTATCCGGTGACGCCAAGGGTGGCCCATGATTGGGCGCGCGAAGCCGCCCTGGTCGCCGGCGACTCCGGGGCGGCGGCGGTTTTCCTGCCCGATGGCCGGGCGCCGGTGGCCGGGGCGCGTCACGCCCAACCCAAGCTTGGCGACCAATTGCGCGCCATCGCCAGGGACGGGGCGGCTGCCTTTTATCTGGGGCCGACCGCCGAGGCGCTGGTCGCCTATCTTCAGGGGTTGGGCGGGCTGCATACCCTTGACGACTTCGCCTGCGGTCTGGAGGACGCCGAGTATGTGACGCCGATTTCGACGATTTATCGTGGTCACGAGGTCTTTGAATGTCCGCCCAATGGCCAGGGGCTGGCGGCCTTGATGATCCTCAATATCCTGTCGGGCTTCGATCTGTCCGATGATCTCGCGCTCGCCGACCGCCTGCATCTGCAGGCCGAGGCGACCAAGCTCGCCTATTATCACCGCGACGCCCTGATCGCCGATCCGGCCCATCTGCCCTATCCGCCCGACGCGCTGCTCGCCCCCGAAGTCGCCGAGACCCTGCGTCGGCGCATCCGCATGGACCGGGTTCTGGCCCCGGCCCTGTGGACCGAACCCGAGCACAAGGACACGGTTTACCTTTGTGTCGTCGATGGTCAGGGCAATGCCGTGTCCTTGATCAATTCGATCTTCCATGGCTTCGGCTCCACCCATCTCGATCCGGCGACGGGGATCTTGCTGCACAGCCGTGGGGCGTCGTTCCGGGTGATCGAGGGACATCCCAACGCCATCGGTCCGCGCAAGCGCCCGATGCACACCATCATTCCCGGCATGGTCCGCAAGGACGGCAAGACCGTGATGCCCTTTGGCGTCATGGGCGGCCAGTATCAGGCCGCCGGTCACGCCGCCTTCCTGTCGGGGGTGCTCGATCGCCGTCTCGATGTGCAGCAAGCCATCGACGCCCCGCGCGCCTTTGGCTTTGGCGGCACGCTGGAGGTCGAACCGACCGTCGAGGCCGGGGTGCTGGCCGCCCTGGCGGCGCGCGGCCACCGGGTGACGACGGCGGCCAATCCCATCGGCGGCGCCCAGGCGATCTGGATCGATCCGCAAAGCGGCCTGCTGGCCGGCGGCTCCGATCAGCGCAAGGACGGCTGCGCTTTGGGGTTCTAAGAACCATTATCGATCAAACGCGCAACCGGCCTTGACCAGCCCCCGTTGGGGGAGAGGCGAACGCCCCCGGCGGGGCGGTTCCGGGTCATGGGATGGGTTGTGGACTCCTATATCATCGTCCTGGTCGGCTTCGGCGCGTTGGTTCTGCTGACTGCGTGGTTGCCGATGGTTCTCAGGGAAGCGCCCTTGTCGCTTCCCATCCTGTGCGTGGCCATCGGCGCGGCGGTTTTCGCCCTGCCGCCGCTGGCGGGCGTGGTGCCCCGGCCCCAGGATCATCTGCCGGTGATCGAGCGGGTCAGCGAAATGCTCGTCATCCTGTCGCTGATGGGCGCCGGACTGAAGATCGACCGTCCTTTTGGCTGGAAAAGCTGGGCCGTGACCGGGCGGCTGTTGGCGGCGGCGATGCCGCTGACCATCCTCGGGCTGGCCTTGGTTGGCTGGCTTGTGCTGGGGCTGGGGGCGGCCGCGGCCCTATTGCTGGCGGCGGCGCTGGCGCCCACCGATCCGGTGCTGGCCAGCGATATCCAGGTCGGCCCGCCCAATTCCGGCGAGGAAAACCAGACCCGCTTCGCCCTGACCTCGGAGGCCGGGCTGAACGACGCCTTGGCCTTTCCCTTCGTTCACGCCGCCCTGGCCCTGGCCGTCGCCGGCAAGACCGGCGAGCCGTGGCTTGGCCACTGGCTAAGCGTTGATATCGTCTGGAAACTGGGCGCCGGTTTGGCGATGGGCGTTCTGGTCGGTCACGGCTTGGCGTGGCTGCTGTTTCGTGTTCCCCATCGGGCGAGGCTGTCGCGCTCGGGGGATGGCTTCGTCGCCCTGGGGATCACCTGCGTCGTTTATGGCCTGACGGAAATGGTCCAGGGCTATGGTTTTCTCGCCGTCTTCGTCGCCGCCCTGACCCTGCGCGCGGGTGAGCGCCGTCACGCCTATCAGGGGACCTTGCATGATTTCGCCGAGGCCCTTGAGCGGCTGCTGATGATGGCCCTGCTGGTCGGGTTCGGCGCGGCGCTCAGCGGAGCGGGCCTCTTGGCGGGGCTTACCTGGGAAGGGGTGGCTTTCGGCCTGATCGCGCTGGTCGTGGTCCGCCCACTGACCGCCTGGATCGGTCTGGCGGGCATGGGCGGCCCTTTGGCCGAAAGGGCCATCATCAGCCTTTATGGCATTCGCGGCATCGGCTCGATCTACTATCTGTCCTATGCCCTGGGACGGGGGAGCTTTGACGGGGAAGACCTGCTGTGGAGCACCCTGGCCTTCACCATCCTGGTCTCGATTTTCCTGCACGGCGCGACGGTGACGCCGGTGATGCGCGCCTTTGAGCGCCGGCAGGGGCGCGACACCACGCCCGGCCGCTGAACGACCGGTGCTGTTTTCGGGCCCGATTTCGGCGAAAAGGCGCGGCCTTATCGGAGTGGGGGGCGAGACTCGCCGCGCCGGGGGGCGCCTTCGCCGGGGATGGCGGGCCCCTGTCGAAGGGGGCGCTTTCACGGGCTGTGGGGTGGCTCGCCACCTATTGGTCAGCAAATAAGTAATTCCGCCGAATAGTGGCGGTATTCATTGAAGGTTTTGCTCAAAAAACCAGCATATAGAACTAAAACCCACCCTGATGCCCTTATAAGGGTCGGATCTTCCTAGATAAAATTCTCCAGTCTTATTAGTGTCATCGCGCATTTCACGGGTCGTTCACGGCGGCGTTCACGCACGCGACGCCGCCGATACGGCAAAACGATACTCCCTCCGGGCGCGCGGCCCGGGCGACCACGCATCATGACGAGGGTTTCCATGAGGACTGCGGACAGGATGGCGATGCCGAGGGCGTCGTCGGGACTGGCGGCCGACACGATCAAGGTTTTCGCCTGTACGGCGCTTTGCGTGCTTGTCGCCGAGACGATCGGCAATGTGAGCGTTCCCTTGGGCGGCAGCTACAAGGTGGTGCTGCTGCCGCTGCTTTGGGCGCTTTTGCTGGGGGCCGTCTGGGGCTTGGCGGCCAACCGCCTGCCCGCGCCGGTGCGCATCGCCAAACGCCATCAAACCCTGGCCGCCTTGCTGCTGCAGCCGGCCTTGATGTTGTTCATCGGCAAGTTGGGGCTGATGGTTGGCGGCAATCTGCCCAAGATTTTCGATGCGGGCTGGGCGCTGGTTTTCCAGGAGTTCGGTCATTTCTTCGGCACGATGATCTTCGGCCTGCCCGTCGCCCTGTTGCTGGGCATCAAGCGCGAGGCGATCGGCGCCACTTTCTCGGTCGGTCGCGAGCCCAGCCTTGCCATCATCGGCGAGAAATACGGCATGGACAGCCCCGAGGGCCGGGGCGTGCTAGCCGAATACATGACCGGAACGATCTTCGGCGCCATCTTCATTTCGATCTTCGCCGGGTTCATCGCCGGCCTTGGCCTGTTTGATCCCCGCGCCCTGGCGATGGGGGCGGGCGTTGGCTCGGGCAGCCTGATGGCCGCCGCCTCGGGCGCTATCGCCGCCTTGCAAACCCCGGAGATCGCCAAGGACGTGGTGACCTTCGCCGCCGCCAGCAATCTGGTGACGACGACCATCGGCACCTATTTCACCTTGTTCTTGTCGTTGCCCTTCACCGTCTGGGCCTATGGGGTTCTCGAGCCCATTCTTGGCCGCTTCGGCCGCGCGGCCTCTCCGGCGGCCGAGCCCGCCGCCGCTGCGGCCAAGACCGCCGCCGCCGCGCCGCAAGAGGCCGCGCCCGCCGCCAAGCTGTCGCCGGCGACCATCCTGACGGTTTGGATCATCGCCGGTCTGATGGCCCTGATTGGCAATACCATCACCTACAAGATCATCCCCGATGCCGCTGTTTTCGCCGGGCTGGCGATCCTGCTTGGCACCGTGATCGTCGGCTATGGCGCCTATGTGGCCACCCGCAAGGTGGTTCCCGCCGTTGTCTGGGTGTCGTTGGTCGCCATGGCCCTGACCTATCCCGGCACGCCCTATGCCGCCGAAATCACCGCGCTGACCGGCAAGCTCAACTTCATGGCTCTGGCGACGCCGCTGCTGGCTTTCGCCGGACTGTCGATCGCCAAGGACGTTCCCGCCTTCCGCAAGCTGGGCTGGCGCATCGTCGTCGTTTCGCTGATGGCCAATGCCGGCACCTTCCTGGGCGCCACCCTGATCGCCCAATTCTTCATGCACTGAGCCAGACTGAGACCCTCGGGCCCGGTGCGCGCTTCTGCGCCGCCGGGCCTTTTCTTTTGGCGAGGGCGGGCGGGGAACCCGGGGGCGGGCTTGGCGGTTTTATCGGCCGGGGTCACGTCTTTTCAAGGAGAGCGACCATGTCCGCCAAATCAAAGGCTCAGCAGAAGGCCGCCGGTGCGGCCCTTTCGGCCAAGCGGGGCAAAACCAAGAAAAGCGCCCTGAAAGGCGCCTCGAAGGAGATGGTGGAATCGATGAGTGAAAGCGAGCTTCGCAAGCTGGCCTCCACCAAGCTTAAGGGTAAGCCCGATCACGTCGCCAAAGCGACGTGAGGGTTTGCTGATCTCTTTACCTCTTCGCCAGGGGGGCGTTAGGGGCGGGAACTTCTTTCACACTAAAAGGTTATGGGGATATCGCAAAAATACTCACCCAATGAGGGAGATTCCCCATGCGTAGCCACCGTTTCTTTTATGCGTTGATTGTGACGGCGACGACGGCCTTTGGTTCGGCGGCCCTTGCCGCGGAACCCGCCCAAAGCTTCGTGGATAAGGCGGCCGTCGGTGGCCTTTTCGAAGTCGAGTCGAGCAAACTCGCCTTGAGCCACGCCCAGGATGCCGAGTTGAAGGAATTCGCCCAGATGATGGTTCGCGACCATACCAAGGCCAATGAGTCGCTTGAAACCATCGCCAAGCAGCAGAAGCTGACCGTGCCGACCAAGCTTGACCCGCCGCACGAGGCGAAAATCGAGGCTTTGAAGAAGGCCGGCGATCAGATCGACAAGCCTTACGCCAAGGACCAGCTTGAGGGGCATAAGACGACGATCGCCCTTTTCCAGGGCTATGTCACCTCGGGCGATAACGCCGCGCTGAAGACCTTCGCCCAGGAAACCCTGCCGACCCTGGAAGCGCATCTGACCAAGATCGAAGGGATCGCGGCGAGCATGGGCGTGGCGAACTAAGCCAAGGCCTTGACGGCCGCGCGCCCCCGCCTTTCCCGGCTGTCGATCCACAGCGCCGCGCCAAAGGACATCCTCTGGCGCGGTGTGAAGGGGCTGGGGCGCGCGGTTCGCCAAGATCGGCTCTTTCGGGCTGCCCGCGCTGCGGGGAGCGAAAGGAAATCCAATGATGACCGATGACGAGAAGACCACCTGGGAAAACAGCGTCCGCGAGCGGGCCTATTTTTTGTGGCTGGAAGACGGCTGCCCCGAGGGGCAGGCCCTGCGCCATTGGCAGGCGGCCCGACAGCTTCTGGCGATCGAAAGCGAGTCCGATGCGACTCTGATCGCCCTTGATAACGCCATGGAACCCGCCGGGGAGTCCCTGGAGGTCGCCCAGGCCCAGGGCGACGTGCCCGGCCTGACCGATCAGGGGGAGAAACAGCAAATCCCCGTTGCCCCGCAAGCCGACGAAATCCCCGGTGGCCAGGGCCAGGGCCAGCGCCAGTCCGCCCGCGCCGGCAAACGCCGCCGGTAATCACTTCACCCCCGCTTGGCCGATAAAGGCGGGCGGGGGCGGTGATCGCCACGCGAAAACGCCCGGACCCCGCTTGCCGAGGTCCGGGCGTTTCGTTGCCGGTTTTCGAGTTAGCGCTTTTCGCCGGTCAGCAAGTACTGTTTGACGATGCCGGGGAGGTGCTCGCGCAGCCAAGCGGCCATCGCCTCTTCCTCGGTCAGGATCGACTCCAGCGTGCTTTTGATCGAGGTTTCCCCGGCGACCTCGGCCGCGGCGATCACCGTCACATAGGTGGCGATCTCGAAATGCGAGAAGGACAGGCTGAAAGCGGCGTGCTTGATGATTTCATCGGAGGCGAGGGCCCCTGACAGCGCCTGGGTGGTGCCCATCAGCGAGGCGATGCCGGTTTTGATCGCCGAGGTGTCGGCATCGATCTGATGCAGGCAGCCCTTGACCTTTTCGGCCTGAGCCCGTGTTTCGACGAGGTGCTGGCTGACGCGGGCTTCCAGCACCGGATAGGCCTTCAGGCGGGAGACCATTTTCTCAAGGATATTTTCCGCCTGCATCTCCATGGCATAAGCGTCGCGCAGCCAATCAATCAAATGTTCGCGAGGAGTCTCGGTCATCTTCTAAATCTCCTTTGTCGTTATCGGGAGTACTACCGAATTAACTTCCCGTTTTGGTTTGGGTTGCAAAGAGAGCGCTTTGCCAGAAATCTTTGAGAAGCGCTTTGATATTGATGGTGTCGTGGAACCGGCAAAGGGAAAGACTTGCTGGCTCGGGCCGCCCTGGATTTGCCCTAGACCGCGTGAACCTTGGCCTCGCGTTCCCAACGCCGGCCCTTGCGGCAGAGGCCGAGGAACGTTTCGGCCTTGGCGGGGGTATCAAGCAGCAGGCAGCCCTCGTCGGCGATCACCCCGGCCTTTTCCAGCAAGGGCTGGGCGGCCTGGGTAAAGGCGATGACCTTGGCATGGGCGAAGGCGTCGCTGACGAAATCCTTGGCGGTGGCTTCGTTCAGCAGAAGCTTGGCGCCCTCGGTCGACAGAAGAACGGCGACGGCGTCGTACAGCACGGAAGGGGCGCCGTTCACCTTCTGGTGGGCCGGGCGCAGGGTGCCATCCTTGGCGGTGAAGCCGCCGACCCTGGGGGCGATCACCTCCATTTGGGCGCCTTCCGCCGTCAGGAGGCGCTCGATCTCGTCAAGAAAGGCGCCGTCGACGCCATCGCTGACCAGCACGCCGACCTTGCGTCCGGAGAAATCCTTGGGCGGGTTGAGAAGGATGCTGAGCGCCGGCGAGGCGGGCAGATCCTCGACCAGCGGGCGGGCCGGTTTAGCCGCTTCCGGCAGCTCGGCCAGCCCCAGGCCATCGGCCACTTTCTGGGCCAGAGTCTGATCGATGGTCAGCAGATGCGACACCACCCGGGCGCGGATGGCCGGGGTTTCGACCTTGCTCAGTTCAAAAACGAACGAATCTTTGATGTGGGTTTGCTCGACGGGCGTCTGGCTCCGGTAGAACTGGCGGGCCTGACTGTAGTGATCGGCGAACAACTCGCCGCGCACCCGGCGCTTCTCGCCGCCGTCCTCGGCGGGAAAGCTGTGGAAGCCGCTTTCGGGTGATTCCCGGGGGCCGCCGATGCCCGGTCCCCAGGAATTCGGCTCGTAATTGGCCCGACCTTTCGGATTGACGAAGGCCATATGGCCGTCTTGCTGGAAGCTGTGGAAGGGACACTTGGCGGCATTGATCGGCAGATGGGTGAAATTGGGGCCGCCCAGGCGTTTGATCTGGGTGTCGAGATAGGAGAAATTGCGGCCCTGAAGCAGGGGATCATTGGTGAAATCGATGCCGGGCACGATGTTGGCGGTATGGAAGGCCACCTGTTCGGTTTCGGCGAAGAAGTTATCGACGGTGCGATCTAGCACCAGGCGGCCGACGATGCGGATCGGCACCAATTCCTCGGGGATCAGCTTGGTGGCGTCCAGCACATCGAAGGGGAAGCTGTCGGCGAAGGCGTCATCAAAAACCTGCAGACCCAAGTCCCATTCGGGATAATCGCCGCGCTTGATCGCCGACCACAGGTCGCGGCGGTGGAAATCGGGATCGGCGCCGTTGATCTTGACCGCCTCGTTCCACACCACCGACTGCAGGCCAAGCTTGGGCTTCCAGTGAAATTTGACGAAGCTGGATTTGCCCTCGGCGGTGACCAGTCGGAAGGTATGAACGCCAAAGCCTTCCATGAAGCGGAACGAGCGCGGGATGGTGCGATCGGACATGATCCATAACGCCATATGCAGCGATTCCGGCATCAGGGAGATGAAGTCCCAGAAATTGTCGTGGGCGGTTTGCGCCTGGGGGAAGCCGCTGTCGGGTTCCTGTTTGGCGGCGTGGATCAGATCGGGAAACTTGATGGCGTCTTGGATGAAGAACACCGGGATGTTGTTGCCGACGATGTCCCAATTACCTTGCTTGGTATAAAGCTTGACGGCGAATCCCCGCACATCGCGGGCGACATCGGACGAGCCGAGATTGCCCGCCACCGTCGAGAAGCGGACGAAGGCGGGGGTCTTTTCGCCGGCGCGCTGAAAGATATCGGCCGAGGTCAGGGCGCTTAGGTCTTCATAGGTTTCGAAGGTGCCATGGGCGCCGAACCCCCGGGCATGAACGATGCGCTCGGGAATGCGCTCGTGGTCGAAATGGAAGATCTTTTCGCGGAAGGCGAAGTCTTCCAGCAGGGTTGGTCCACGTGGGCCGATGCGCAGGGAATTCTGATCGTCGGCCACTGGGATCCCCTGCTGGGTCGTCAGCACGGGGGTGTCGCCCTCGGCGATCTGATGGGTTTCGCCCCCGGTGCCGCGCAGAATTTTGGCGTCGGCGATTTCGGCCGGGGTCAGGGCGTCGGTTGAGCGTTTGGCCATCAAATAGTCTCCCGCAGTCCCAGAGGGCGCCCCTGCGAAGCGGGAGGTCGCCCGATTTTATGTCGCTGCTGTAACTCCGGGAAAAGACGATGGGTTCATGGGTCTTTGATAAATTATGATGAAAATAAACCCTGGGGGAACTCTTCGGACCGAAGCGGTAATACTGTGCGAACG
The DNA window shown above is from Rhodospirillum rubrum ATCC 11170 and carries:
- a CDS encoding DUF2934 domain-containing protein; this encodes MMTDDEKTTWENSVRERAYFLWLEDGCPEGQALRHWQAARQLLAIESESDATLIALDNAMEPAGESLEVAQAQGDVPGLTDQGEKQQIPVAPQADEIPGGQGQGQRQSARAGKRRR
- a CDS encoding DUF3008 family protein gives rise to the protein MSAKSKAQQKAAGAALSAKRGKTKKSALKGASKEMVESMSESELRKLASTKLKGKPDHVAKAT
- a CDS encoding DUF3100 domain-containing protein; this translates as MAMPRASSGLAADTIKVFACTALCVLVAETIGNVSVPLGGSYKVVLLPLLWALLLGAVWGLAANRLPAPVRIAKRHQTLAALLLQPALMLFIGKLGLMVGGNLPKIFDAGWALVFQEFGHFFGTMIFGLPVALLLGIKREAIGATFSVGREPSLAIIGEKYGMDSPEGRGVLAEYMTGTIFGAIFISIFAGFIAGLGLFDPRALAMGAGVGSGSLMAAASGAIAALQTPEIAKDVVTFAAASNLVTTTIGTYFTLFLSLPFTVWAYGVLEPILGRFGRAASPAAEPAAAAAKTAAAAPQEAAPAAKLSPATILTVWIIAGLMALIGNTITYKIIPDAAVFAGLAILLGTVIVGYGAYVATRKVVPAVVWVSLVAMALTYPGTPYAAEITALTGKLNFMALATPLLAFAGLSIAKDVPAFRKLGWRIVVVSLMANAGTFLGATLIAQFFMH
- a CDS encoding cation:proton antiporter, which codes for MGWVVDSYIIVLVGFGALVLLTAWLPMVLREAPLSLPILCVAIGAAVFALPPLAGVVPRPQDHLPVIERVSEMLVILSLMGAGLKIDRPFGWKSWAVTGRLLAAAMPLTILGLALVGWLVLGLGAAAALLLAAALAPTDPVLASDIQVGPPNSGEENQTRFALTSEAGLNDALAFPFVHAALALAVAGKTGEPWLGHWLSVDIVWKLGAGLAMGVLVGHGLAWLLFRVPHRARLSRSGDGFVALGITCVVYGLTEMVQGYGFLAVFVAALTLRAGERRHAYQGTLHDFAEALERLLMMALLVGFGAALSGAGLLAGLTWEGVAFGLIALVVVRPLTAWIGLAGMGGPLAERAIISLYGIRGIGSIYYLSYALGRGSFDGEDLLWSTLAFTILVSIFLHGATVTPVMRAFERRQGRDTTPGR
- a CDS encoding catalase yields the protein MAKRSTDALTPAEIADAKILRGTGGETHQIAEGDTPVLTTQQGIPVADDQNSLRIGPRGPTLLEDFAFREKIFHFDHERIPERIVHARGFGAHGTFETYEDLSALTSADIFQRAGEKTPAFVRFSTVAGNLGSSDVARDVRGFAVKLYTKQGNWDIVGNNIPVFFIQDAIKFPDLIHAAKQEPDSGFPQAQTAHDNFWDFISLMPESLHMALWIMSDRTIPRSFRFMEGFGVHTFRLVTAEGKSSFVKFHWKPKLGLQSVVWNEAVKINGADPDFHRRDLWSAIKRGDYPEWDLGLQVFDDAFADSFPFDVLDATKLIPEELVPIRIVGRLVLDRTVDNFFAETEQVAFHTANIVPGIDFTNDPLLQGRNFSYLDTQIKRLGGPNFTHLPINAAKCPFHSFQQDGHMAFVNPKGRANYEPNSWGPGIGGPRESPESGFHSFPAEDGGEKRRVRGELFADHYSQARQFYRSQTPVEQTHIKDSFVFELSKVETPAIRARVVSHLLTIDQTLAQKVADGLGLAELPEAAKPARPLVEDLPASPALSILLNPPKDFSGRKVGVLVSDGVDGAFLDEIERLLTAEGAQMEVIAPRVGGFTAKDGTLRPAHQKVNGAPSVLYDAVAVLLSTEGAKLLLNEATAKDFVSDAFAHAKVIAFTQAAQPLLEKAGVIADEGCLLLDTPAKAETFLGLCRKGRRWEREAKVHAV
- a CDS encoding DUF4142 domain-containing protein gives rise to the protein MRSHRFFYALIVTATTAFGSAALAAEPAQSFVDKAAVGGLFEVESSKLALSHAQDAELKEFAQMMVRDHTKANESLETIAKQQKLTVPTKLDPPHEAKIEALKKAGDQIDKPYAKDQLEGHKTTIALFQGYVTSGDNAALKTFAQETLPTLEAHLTKIEGIAASMGVAN
- a CDS encoding ferritin-like domain-containing protein, with protein sequence MTETPREHLIDWLRDAYAMEMQAENILEKMVSRLKAYPVLEARVSQHLVETRAQAEKVKGCLHQIDADTSAIKTGIASLMGTTQALSGALASDEIIKHAAFSLSFSHFEIATYVTVIAAAEVAGETSIKSTLESILTEEEAMAAWLREHLPGIVKQYLLTGEKR